One genomic region from Candidatus Palauibacter polyketidifaciens encodes:
- a CDS encoding cyanophycinase, producing the protein MRTERGALSVAGAFLTVAVTAYGAVLVAPAAVEAQEVGPPNGSLVIVGGAMRSQEIANRFVQLAGGTDARIVVIPTAGGADSYGPSFGGVRPFQAAGVEHLTVRHTNDRDEANSDAFVAAIREATGVWFTGGRQWRLVDSYAGTRTEEELWALLERGGVIGGSSAGATIQGSYLARGDTATNTIMMGSHEEGFGFVRNTAIDQHLLYRNRQFDMLEIIEARPELLGIGIDENTAIVVQGDRFEVIGESYVVIYDNQSMLDSGGLFYFLAPGDQYDMAERQAYRPARTLAPLGRVERRPWPNR; encoded by the coding sequence ATGCGAACAGAACGGGGAGCGTTGAGCGTGGCCGGTGCATTTCTGACCGTGGCGGTGACGGCGTACGGGGCCGTGCTCGTGGCTCCGGCCGCGGTCGAAGCCCAGGAGGTCGGCCCACCGAACGGGTCGCTCGTGATCGTGGGCGGCGCCATGCGAAGCCAGGAGATCGCGAACCGGTTCGTGCAGCTGGCCGGCGGGACGGACGCGCGGATCGTCGTCATCCCCACGGCGGGCGGGGCCGATTCCTACGGGCCGTCGTTCGGCGGTGTGAGACCCTTCCAGGCGGCGGGAGTCGAGCACCTCACGGTTCGCCACACCAACGACCGCGACGAGGCGAACAGCGACGCCTTCGTGGCCGCCATCCGCGAGGCGACCGGCGTCTGGTTCACCGGAGGACGCCAGTGGCGCCTCGTCGATTCCTACGCGGGGACGCGGACCGAGGAGGAGTTGTGGGCGCTCCTCGAGCGCGGCGGGGTGATCGGCGGCTCGTCGGCCGGCGCGACGATCCAGGGGTCGTACCTGGCGCGCGGGGACACCGCGACGAACACGATCATGATGGGGAGTCACGAGGAGGGGTTCGGTTTCGTCCGAAACACGGCGATCGACCAGCACCTCCTGTATCGAAACCGCCAGTTCGACATGCTGGAGATCATCGAGGCCCGGCCCGAACTCCTCGGCATCGGGATCGACGAGAACACCGCCATCGTCGTGCAGGGCGACCGCTTCGAGGTCATCGGAGAGTCCTACGTCGTCATCTACGACAACCAGAGCATGCTCGACAGCGGCGGCCTGTTCTACTTCCTCGCGCCGGGCGACCAGTACGACATGGCGGAGCGTCAGGCGTACCGTCCGGCCCGCACCCTGGCGCCTCTCGGACGCGTCGAGCGCCGCCCCTGGCCGAACCGCTGA
- a CDS encoding MFS transporter, translating into MRRGLILLALIAAGEAVFFLPFVLARVFRPTLLDVFGITNLELGTAFSLYGVVAMVAYFAGGPLADRFSARRLMALALLATGLGGIVLAGFPPPRTMNILWAFWGMTTVLLFWAAMIRATREWGGQTKQGRAYGLLDGGRGLLAALVASVSVAVFAALLPGEASSATPEERAAAFRGVIWVFTGITLGIAVLVWILVPDSTPGGEAGDPESSQKLSLSGVKAACRMPAVWLQAIIVVCAYTGYKATDDFSLLSRDALGFDDVQASGIGTLAFWIRAAAAIAAGYLGDRIDASRVIVWGFAILIGGCLLIASGVVVPGPAWMLIATIVTASVGIYALRGVYFALLAEGAVPLAYTGSAAGVVSVLGFTPDVFMGPLMGVLLDNSPGLPGHQHVFAAVAGFGVIGLLAALIFRRVRRT; encoded by the coding sequence ATGCGCAGGGGGCTGATCCTCCTCGCACTCATCGCGGCCGGGGAGGCCGTCTTCTTCCTCCCCTTCGTCCTCGCACGCGTCTTCCGCCCGACGCTGCTCGACGTGTTCGGGATCACGAACCTGGAGCTGGGAACCGCCTTCTCCCTGTACGGCGTGGTGGCGATGGTCGCGTACTTCGCCGGCGGCCCGCTCGCGGACCGGTTCTCGGCCCGCCGGTTGATGGCGCTGGCGCTCCTCGCCACCGGTCTCGGCGGCATCGTGCTCGCCGGCTTCCCGCCACCGCGGACGATGAACATCCTGTGGGCCTTCTGGGGGATGACGACGGTCCTCCTCTTCTGGGCGGCGATGATCCGGGCCACCCGCGAGTGGGGCGGGCAGACGAAACAGGGACGCGCCTACGGCCTCCTCGATGGCGGTCGGGGACTCCTCGCCGCGCTCGTCGCGTCGGTCTCCGTGGCCGTCTTCGCCGCGCTCCTCCCGGGCGAAGCCTCCTCCGCCACGCCGGAGGAGCGGGCCGCGGCCTTCCGCGGCGTCATCTGGGTCTTCACCGGAATCACGCTGGGCATCGCCGTCCTCGTGTGGATCCTCGTGCCCGACAGCACGCCCGGCGGGGAGGCGGGCGACCCGGAAAGCTCGCAGAAACTGTCGCTGAGCGGAGTGAAAGCCGCCTGCCGCATGCCGGCCGTGTGGCTTCAGGCCATCATCGTCGTTTGCGCCTACACGGGGTACAAGGCGACGGACGACTTCTCGCTCCTGTCGCGGGACGCGCTCGGGTTCGACGACGTCCAGGCCTCCGGGATCGGCACGCTCGCCTTCTGGATCCGTGCCGCGGCAGCCATCGCGGCAGGCTACCTCGGAGATCGGATCGACGCCTCCCGCGTCATCGTGTGGGGGTTCGCGATTCTCATCGGCGGCTGTCTGCTCATCGCCTCCGGGGTCGTCGTGCCCGGACCCGCCTGGATGCTCATCGCCACCATCGTCACCGCCAGCGTAGGCATCTACGCGCTTCGCGGCGTCTATTTCGCCCTCCTGGCCGAGGGCGCCGTCCCGCTCGCCTACACCGGGAGCGCGGCGGGCGTCGTCTCCGTCCTCGGCTTCACCCCCGACGTCTTCATGGGCCCGCTGATGGGCGTCCTCCTCGACAACTCACCGGGCCTCCCCGGGCATCAGCACGTCTTCGCGGCCGTCGCCGGCTTCGGCGTCATCGGCCTCCTCGCCGCCCTCATCTTCCGCCGCGTACGACGTACATGA
- a CDS encoding thermonuclease family protein: MAVVRPVVPGGIAGLRREGRRFGIAAAVVIAALAVVRCSDSTPPPPPPPPMPSGDCVLSFVIDGDSVRCADGREIRILSIDAPEMAQEPWGARAREELLRVAPVNTALGVEYDAVRVDTFDRDLAYLFLPGGEMLNEHMVASGYALAFIIPPNRRHEDRILAAEAAASAAGSGLWGEWGFTCRPADFRRERC; the protein is encoded by the coding sequence ATGGCCGTGGTCCGGCCCGTAGTCCCGGGCGGGATCGCGGGGCTGCGCCGGGAGGGTCGCCGGTTCGGCATCGCCGCCGCTGTCGTCATCGCTGCCCTCGCGGTAGTGCGGTGCTCGGATTCGACGCCGCCCCCGCCCCCGCCGCCCCCCATGCCGAGCGGGGATTGCGTCCTGTCCTTCGTGATCGACGGAGATTCCGTCCGCTGCGCGGATGGCCGTGAAATCCGGATTCTCTCCATCGACGCCCCGGAGATGGCGCAGGAACCGTGGGGCGCCCGCGCCCGCGAGGAACTGCTCCGGGTCGCCCCCGTGAACACGGCGCTTGGAGTCGAGTACGACGCCGTCCGGGTCGACACCTTCGACCGGGACCTCGCCTATCTCTTCCTCCCGGGCGGGGAGATGCTGAACGAACACATGGTCGCGAGCGGGTACGCGCTCGCGTTCATCATCCCGCCCAACCGCCGTCACGAAGACCGGATCCTGGCGGCGGAGGCCGCCGCGTCCGCGGCCGGAAGCGGGCTGTGGGGTGAGTGGGGCTTCACGTGCCGCCCCGCGGACTTCAGACGGGAGCGCTGCTGA
- a CDS encoding DUF6503 family protein, protein MFRPALRPARRPASRAGSWLWLVLLAAACGPRPPADEDASGSVAEADLTPAQELVARSVTFHDPDGIWGSRSLSMSWVGTDGEGGERVAVELEFGADERDFALSGRYRGSSIAYETTADGWAATVDGVAQADLPDADRERMRLHREDGMFWRSYYGFLAGLPMKISDPGSHLDPDIVETTFMDREVHAVRVTYDPDTGGDTWYFYFDPATAQLLGCRFYHDESANDGEYLTFEGLTGDGGLRLPRLRGWYVNADGRHLGTDEVGTIRVGP, encoded by the coding sequence ATGTTCCGACCGGCGTTGCGGCCGGCTCGCCGACCCGCTTCCCGCGCGGGGTCCTGGCTCTGGCTCGTCCTGCTCGCCGCCGCCTGCGGCCCTCGTCCCCCGGCCGACGAGGACGCCTCCGGTTCGGTCGCGGAGGCCGATCTCACCCCCGCACAGGAACTCGTGGCGAGATCGGTGACCTTCCACGATCCGGACGGGATCTGGGGAAGCCGCTCACTCTCCATGTCGTGGGTCGGGACGGACGGAGAGGGCGGAGAACGCGTCGCCGTCGAGCTGGAGTTCGGCGCGGACGAGCGCGACTTTGCCCTGTCGGGCCGCTATCGCGGGTCCTCGATCGCGTACGAGACGACGGCCGATGGCTGGGCCGCGACCGTGGACGGGGTCGCACAGGCGGACCTCCCGGACGCGGACCGTGAGCGCATGCGCCTCCATCGCGAGGACGGGATGTTCTGGCGCAGCTATTACGGGTTCCTGGCGGGTCTTCCGATGAAGATCTCCGACCCCGGCTCCCACCTCGATCCCGACATCGTCGAGACCACCTTCATGGACCGGGAGGTCCACGCGGTCCGGGTCACCTACGACCCCGATACCGGCGGCGACACGTGGTACTTCTACTTCGATCCCGCGACCGCGCAACTCCTGGGCTGCCGCTTCTACCACGACGAGAGCGCGAACGATGGCGAGTACCTCACGTTCGAGGGCCTGACCGGGGACGGCGGACTGCGTCTGCCGCGACTGCGGGGATGGTACGTGAACGCTGATGGCCGCCACCTGGGGACCGATGAGGTGGGGACGATCCGGGTCGGCCCGTGA
- a CDS encoding FKBP-type peptidyl-prolyl cis-trans isomerase, which produces MRRDRISNRFRATATLLLALLAIACAGDAGEEAADGGEGAEEAAATAETTDSPEMAGSPEGVITDLRGIAFVDELAVDLDAMEETESGLFIQVLQGGSGPPAGYGDEMHVHYTVWLPNGSKVDSSHDHDPPEPLEMILGSTALIDGWVEGVTGMRLGERRKLVLPYDLAYGTEGRPPAIPAYSPLVFEVELAEHIPTGEG; this is translated from the coding sequence ATGCGGCGTGACAGGATATCGAACAGGTTTCGGGCCACGGCGACCTTGCTGCTCGCGCTGCTCGCCATCGCATGCGCGGGTGACGCGGGGGAGGAAGCGGCGGACGGCGGCGAGGGCGCAGAGGAGGCCGCGGCGACGGCCGAGACGACCGACTCGCCCGAGATGGCCGGCTCGCCCGAGGGCGTGATCACGGATCTCCGGGGAATCGCCTTCGTCGACGAACTCGCCGTCGACCTCGATGCGATGGAGGAGACGGAGAGCGGCCTCTTCATTCAGGTGTTGCAGGGGGGGAGCGGGCCGCCGGCCGGCTACGGCGACGAGATGCATGTGCACTACACGGTCTGGCTGCCGAACGGGAGCAAGGTGGATTCGAGCCACGACCACGACCCGCCCGAGCCGCTCGAAATGATTCTCGGTTCGACCGCCCTCATCGACGGCTGGGTGGAGGGGGTCACCGGCATGCGCCTGGGCGAGCGCCGCAAGCTCGTGCTGCCGTACGATCTCGCCTATGGAACCGAGGGACGGCCACCCGCGATTCCGGCGTACTCGCCGCTCGTGTTCGAGGTCGAACTCGCGGAGCACATTCCCACCGGAGAAGGCTGA
- a CDS encoding fumarylacetoacetate hydrolase family protein, whose translation MTAYIRYLAPDATGHMDAATAGDGGARWGVVEDEVLADGIIEGSMVEELAAPPFGGEVRNGKRMPLDELHLLAPATPSKVIAVGLNYRSHLDNSPIGTRPQPTEPPLFAKLPSSIVGPGAAIEIPPDAEVVHAEGEVVVVIGQVTRHIGPEEADDHVFGVTAGNDVSERTWQRDDLQWLRAKGSDSFGPLGPRIVTGTAWDDLRLRTRLNGEVVQDARTSDLIFSIPEIIAYASRYFTLLPGDVIYTGTPGKTSALSPGDRVEVEVEGVGVLANDVKVESRKDGT comes from the coding sequence GTGACCGCGTACATCCGCTATCTCGCGCCGGACGCCACGGGCCACATGGACGCCGCAACCGCCGGGGACGGCGGCGCCCGCTGGGGGGTCGTGGAGGATGAGGTCCTCGCGGACGGCATCATCGAGGGCAGCATGGTGGAAGAACTGGCGGCGCCTCCTTTCGGCGGGGAGGTCCGCAACGGGAAGCGGATGCCGCTCGATGAGCTTCATCTCCTTGCGCCGGCGACGCCGTCGAAGGTCATCGCGGTGGGCTTGAACTACCGGAGCCACCTCGACAACAGTCCGATCGGGACTCGCCCGCAGCCCACGGAACCCCCCCTGTTCGCCAAGCTGCCGAGTTCGATCGTCGGGCCGGGCGCCGCGATCGAGATTCCCCCGGACGCGGAAGTCGTCCACGCGGAAGGAGAAGTCGTCGTCGTGATCGGCCAGGTGACGCGTCACATCGGTCCCGAAGAAGCCGACGACCACGTCTTCGGCGTGACCGCGGGCAACGACGTGAGCGAGCGCACCTGGCAGCGCGACGACCTGCAATGGCTCAGGGCAAAGGGCAGCGACTCGTTCGGGCCGCTCGGGCCACGGATCGTGACCGGCACGGCGTGGGATGATCTGCGCCTGCGCACGCGCCTCAACGGCGAGGTCGTGCAGGACGCGCGCACCTCTGATCTCATCTTCTCCATCCCCGAGATCATCGCCTACGCGAGCCGCTACTTCACGCTGCTTCCCGGCGACGTGATCTATACGGGAACCCCCGGGAAGACTTCGGCGCTTTCTCCCGGCGACCGGGTGGAGGTGGAGGTGGAGGGCGTCGGCGTGCTGGCGAACGACGTGAAGGTCGAATCACGGAAGGACGGGACATGA
- a CDS encoding M14 family zinc carboxypeptidase — MMKPRTRSFGGLRQDPAAAARAVSVALALAVVFAAAPGSRGLAAQQTPDLATLFELGTLVLDANGDSVPDLVNAALVLGEDPSPDVLAAAAEIAARLGFETMAMDLPLSRNPEGGQVGIVVGRSGLEAAGLRSPGIDPASLDSGEGAVAVREEDGRTWILVVGGDDEGLQAAARLFAGVLPHTRTLSTAELSRVRDDLAETLEAGGVADATVRLTQARVRAGQAGVGRVIAEIEVDEANLSAAAELLRGLATGDADADPGEPEGTEAEPGDESTDAEAPPTRLAYAGLESVEVRLAGGPTIRIAGRAAPDAPGPIAGRPGSGGKNDMDLSNLYTSDGLLGGGVLPNRVDAMLAPGEGGIDGLPDLAGRLGLESTGITVPLVVPASSIEGAAARPTLVLTGVDNALTRQLADSAKIDAGSLAPGEGLIEVVPAAFGSKPALVVSGADAAGAERALDQLARTFPHLAERGDDRPTVNDVERGLWDALSGHSPVGQAATGLYKLGRIAGKLADRQIARADVLLSVEKADPGLGAYVRARAAEALGLPDAAAVDVTVDDRDVQRAATIFADTLALPSEVDRFRELFRTQVLPAAGSAGSGGPIRVEARLSEPPEIRRQLEEEARDALIEAGAPADAVEVRVLSAFKQGYSWLEEVVLPQLEGRDIGEIVIRFRRNDPPEEWPQQAIHTPVRWLHEIFPIDEVFARELGLALERIRFEQTTDGPTYEVTVTDAGGAEILSDDFEPHRVMRPYFDRFRDYEHVRVTTGWIHAAAGDRTLVDERIVTDPEAFWDHYQSVVLPAIYDYVMDRHDGIPEGGNADAPYFGELTVELEMSEPNYRLEVDNEIHAPMDALHEEIYFGTIEFFDLIGRNSRGQGLTFPGRILPVMRPRGDGRPAELRVSFTGFATSRPAVVVAFEDAAGAADTMRLDIPKTGLERPSARLAIVRAGEPGIAHLGLRVRVDTDADMRDSLLNYASPRQVDRSMVSAEQVEATVREIEALRAGGLYASALAWAGLGSLEVWAEWTHEQDPESRRAARLAANGTPPALPDWRSLLPEGWSYGGERLVQWETPMPPPEGHGILAMMAEAFEEVTMYKVGESYLGRDIWAADLMPPIAASHWSRVKATTFKPTLMHSARQHANEVSSTSHVLRHAELLLTDPAQRAKLNDVNVIIHPFTNPDGAQLAYDLYRITPDFILHAGYLASLGIDVMTGSRDDHPIYPEAPVRNRLWGRWLPDIFLNPHGYPSHQVVQLFSEYSGLVRRGRVTERNWGLNKGWFMPGFGYVDSPEYPRHRDAAFEIRDYITRGINSNRDVFEMNQRNYARYRRYGAAYDPDVFRLPMSDSVLIEMPLRGSSGESRFGYDPRITIWSGTTEAPDETAYGPWMELVAKAGLSWNEALLDYLYEGEHEVKRSGSSFFGGVSLRINRPRPPEDDEASEEEATTTDSGGT; from the coding sequence ATGATGAAGCCCCGCACGCGGTCGTTCGGCGGCCTGCGGCAAGACCCTGCGGCGGCGGCGAGAGCCGTGTCCGTCGCTCTTGCGTTGGCGGTCGTGTTCGCCGCGGCTCCGGGCTCCCGCGGGCTCGCCGCCCAGCAGACGCCGGATCTCGCCACGCTGTTCGAGTTGGGGACGCTCGTGCTCGACGCGAACGGCGACAGCGTGCCCGATCTCGTGAACGCGGCGCTCGTGCTCGGGGAAGATCCCTCACCGGACGTCCTCGCGGCGGCGGCCGAGATCGCCGCGCGGCTGGGGTTCGAGACGATGGCGATGGACCTGCCGCTGTCCCGGAACCCGGAGGGCGGGCAGGTCGGGATCGTCGTGGGACGGAGCGGACTCGAAGCCGCCGGCCTGCGTTCGCCGGGCATCGACCCCGCCTCCCTCGATTCGGGGGAAGGAGCCGTGGCGGTGCGCGAGGAGGACGGGCGCACGTGGATCCTCGTGGTCGGCGGGGACGACGAAGGGCTGCAGGCCGCGGCGCGCCTGTTCGCCGGAGTCCTGCCGCATACGCGAACGCTGTCGACGGCGGAGTTGAGCCGCGTCCGGGACGATCTCGCCGAGACGCTGGAGGCCGGGGGCGTGGCGGACGCTACCGTGCGTCTGACCCAGGCGAGGGTCAGGGCGGGACAGGCGGGCGTGGGACGCGTGATCGCCGAGATCGAGGTGGATGAAGCGAATCTGAGCGCCGCCGCAGAACTCCTCCGCGGACTCGCCACGGGCGACGCGGACGCCGACCCCGGCGAGCCGGAAGGGACGGAGGCCGAGCCCGGCGACGAGTCGACCGACGCGGAGGCGCCCCCGACGCGCCTGGCTTACGCGGGACTCGAGTCGGTGGAGGTGCGGCTGGCGGGCGGCCCCACGATCCGGATCGCCGGGCGCGCGGCTCCGGATGCGCCGGGGCCGATCGCGGGCCGGCCGGGCAGCGGCGGCAAGAACGACATGGACCTCTCCAACCTCTACACGTCCGACGGGCTGCTTGGCGGAGGGGTGCTTCCGAACCGCGTGGACGCGATGCTCGCGCCCGGCGAGGGAGGCATCGATGGCCTGCCCGACCTGGCGGGGAGGCTCGGACTCGAATCGACCGGGATCACGGTGCCGCTCGTCGTTCCGGCCTCGTCGATCGAGGGGGCCGCCGCCCGGCCCACGCTCGTCCTCACCGGTGTGGACAACGCCCTGACCCGGCAGCTTGCCGACAGCGCAAAGATCGACGCGGGGTCGCTCGCCCCCGGCGAGGGGCTCATCGAGGTGGTGCCGGCGGCCTTCGGGTCCAAACCGGCCCTCGTCGTCTCCGGCGCGGACGCGGCCGGGGCCGAGCGCGCGCTCGATCAGCTGGCCCGGACGTTCCCGCACCTCGCGGAGCGCGGGGACGACCGCCCCACCGTCAACGACGTCGAGCGCGGCCTGTGGGATGCGCTGTCCGGCCACTCGCCCGTGGGCCAGGCGGCGACCGGCCTCTACAAGCTCGGCCGCATCGCCGGCAAGCTCGCGGACCGGCAGATCGCCCGCGCGGACGTGCTGCTCTCCGTCGAGAAGGCGGACCCCGGCCTTGGGGCGTACGTGCGGGCCCGGGCGGCGGAAGCGCTGGGCCTCCCCGATGCCGCCGCCGTCGACGTCACGGTCGACGATCGCGACGTCCAGCGGGCGGCCACGATCTTCGCCGACACGCTCGCGCTGCCGTCGGAAGTCGACCGCTTCCGGGAATTGTTCCGCACCCAGGTCCTCCCGGCGGCCGGATCCGCCGGCTCGGGCGGGCCCATTCGGGTGGAAGCCCGCCTGAGCGAGCCGCCGGAAATCCGCCGGCAACTGGAGGAGGAGGCCCGGGACGCCCTCATCGAGGCGGGGGCTCCGGCCGACGCGGTTGAGGTCCGCGTCCTCTCCGCCTTCAAGCAGGGGTACTCGTGGCTCGAGGAGGTCGTGCTTCCGCAACTGGAGGGACGCGACATCGGCGAGATCGTCATCCGCTTCCGCCGCAACGACCCGCCGGAGGAGTGGCCGCAGCAGGCGATCCACACGCCCGTCCGCTGGCTGCATGAGATCTTCCCCATCGATGAGGTCTTCGCCCGCGAACTCGGCCTCGCGCTGGAGCGGATCCGCTTCGAGCAGACGACCGATGGACCGACCTACGAGGTGACGGTCACGGACGCGGGCGGCGCCGAGATCCTGTCGGACGACTTCGAGCCGCACCGGGTGATGCGTCCCTACTTCGACCGCTTCCGGGACTACGAGCACGTCCGCGTCACGACGGGGTGGATCCACGCCGCGGCGGGGGACCGCACGCTCGTCGACGAACGCATCGTTACCGACCCCGAGGCCTTCTGGGACCACTACCAGAGCGTCGTGCTCCCGGCCATCTACGACTACGTGATGGACCGGCACGACGGGATCCCCGAGGGCGGCAACGCGGACGCGCCCTACTTCGGCGAACTGACCGTCGAACTCGAGATGAGCGAGCCCAACTACCGGCTCGAAGTCGACAACGAGATCCACGCGCCGATGGACGCCCTCCACGAGGAGATCTACTTCGGCACGATCGAGTTCTTCGATCTCATCGGCCGAAACTCGCGCGGGCAGGGGCTGACCTTCCCCGGCCGCATCCTCCCGGTGATGCGACCGCGCGGCGACGGCCGGCCGGCGGAACTCCGGGTGAGCTTCACGGGTTTCGCCACCTCCCGGCCCGCGGTGGTCGTCGCCTTCGAGGATGCGGCGGGCGCGGCGGACACGATGCGGCTCGACATCCCGAAGACCGGCCTCGAGCGCCCGTCCGCGAGGCTGGCCATCGTCCGCGCCGGCGAGCCGGGGATCGCGCACCTCGGGCTCCGCGTCCGCGTCGACACGGACGCCGACATGCGCGACAGCCTCCTGAACTACGCATCGCCGCGGCAGGTCGACCGGAGCATGGTCTCCGCCGAGCAGGTCGAAGCCACCGTGCGCGAGATCGAGGCGCTGCGCGCGGGCGGCCTCTACGCCTCCGCGCTGGCCTGGGCCGGGCTCGGTTCGCTCGAGGTCTGGGCCGAATGGACGCACGAGCAGGATCCGGAGTCCCGCCGCGCCGCCCGACTCGCGGCGAACGGGACACCGCCGGCGCTACCCGACTGGCGCAGCCTCCTGCCCGAAGGCTGGAGCTACGGCGGCGAACGGCTCGTCCAGTGGGAGACGCCGATGCCACCCCCCGAGGGTCACGGGATCCTGGCCATGATGGCCGAGGCCTTCGAGGAAGTGACGATGTACAAGGTCGGCGAGTCCTACCTCGGCCGGGACATCTGGGCGGCGGATCTCATGCCCCCGATCGCGGCCTCGCACTGGTCGCGCGTGAAGGCGACGACCTTCAAGCCCACGCTCATGCACTCCGCGCGGCAGCACGCGAACGAGGTCTCCTCGACCAGCCACGTCCTGCGGCACGCGGAACTCCTCCTCACGGATCCCGCGCAGCGCGCGAAACTGAACGACGTGAACGTCATCATCCACCCGTTCACGAACCCCGACGGCGCCCAGCTCGCCTACGACCTGTACCGGATCACGCCGGACTTCATCCTGCACGCCGGCTACCTGGCGTCGCTGGGAATCGACGTGATGACGGGGTCGCGCGACGATCACCCCATCTACCCGGAGGCGCCCGTCAGAAACCGGCTGTGGGGCCGCTGGCTGCCCGACATCTTCCTGAACCCGCACGGGTACCCCTCTCACCAGGTCGTGCAGCTGTTCAGCGAATACTCGGGTCTCGTGCGGCGGGGGCGCGTGACGGAGCGCAACTGGGGTCTGAACAAGGGCTGGTTCATGCCGGGGTTCGGCTACGTCGACAGTCCCGAATACCCCCGGCACCGCGACGCGGCGTTCGAGATCCGCGACTACATCACGCGCGGGATCAACTCGAACCGCGACGTGTTCGAGATGAACCAGCGCAACTATGCGCGCTACCGCCGCTACGGAGCCGCCTACGATCCGGATGTGTTCCGGCTCCCGATGTCCGACAGCGTGCTCATCGAGATGCCGTTGCGGGGATCGAGCGGCGAGTCGCGGTTCGGATACGACCCCCGCATCACGATCTGGTCCGGCACGACGGAAGCCCCGGACGAGACGGCGTACGGCCCGTGGATGGAGCTGGTGGCCAAAGCCGGACTCTCGTGGAACGAGGCGCTGCTCGATTACCTGTACGAGGGAGAGCACGAAGTGAAGCGCTCCGGCTCCTCCTTCTTCGGCGGCGTGTCGCTGCGCATTAACCGACCCCGGCCTCCGGAGGACGACGAGGCGTCGGAGGAGGAG